A genomic region of Rhodanobacter sp. contains the following coding sequences:
- a CDS encoding NAD(P)-dependent alcohol dehydrogenase — translation MTQTRAYGATSASQPLAPLNIERREPGPHDVKIDILYCGVCHSDLHTARNEWQNTLYPSVPGHEIVGTVSAVGAQVTKFKPGDTVGVGCMVDSCQHCASCAEGEEQYCENGFTGTYNGPMFGGENTWGGYSESVVVNEKFVLNIGHKADQLAAVAPLLCAGITTYSPLRHWNVGPGKKVGIVGLGGLGHMGVKLAHAMGAHVVLFTTSPGKQEDAKRLGADEVVVSKDAAQMAQHTGSFDFILSTVAASHNLDPFLALLKRDGTLCLVGAPEHPHPSPTVFNLILKRRQLAGSLIGGIRETQEMLDFCAEHGIVSDIETIAMKDINTAYERMLKGDVKYRFVIDMATLKQEAKAA, via the coding sequence ATGACCCAGACCCGCGCCTACGGAGCCACCTCCGCCAGCCAGCCGCTGGCGCCGCTCAACATCGAACGCCGCGAACCCGGCCCGCACGACGTCAAGATCGACATCCTGTATTGCGGCGTCTGCCACTCCGACCTGCACACCGCGCGCAACGAGTGGCAGAACACGCTCTACCCCTCCGTACCCGGCCACGAGATCGTGGGCACCGTGTCGGCGGTCGGCGCGCAGGTGACCAAGTTCAAGCCCGGCGATACCGTGGGCGTGGGCTGCATGGTGGACAGCTGCCAGCACTGCGCCTCCTGCGCCGAGGGCGAGGAGCAGTACTGCGAGAACGGCTTCACCGGCACCTACAACGGCCCCATGTTCGGCGGCGAGAACACCTGGGGCGGCTATTCCGAAAGCGTCGTGGTGAACGAGAAGTTCGTGCTGAACATCGGCCACAAGGCGGATCAGCTTGCCGCCGTGGCGCCGCTGCTGTGCGCCGGCATCACCACGTATTCGCCGCTGCGCCACTGGAACGTCGGTCCCGGCAAGAAGGTGGGCATCGTGGGCCTGGGCGGCCTCGGCCACATGGGCGTGAAGCTGGCGCACGCGATGGGTGCGCACGTGGTGCTGTTCACCACCTCGCCCGGCAAGCAGGAAGACGCCAAGCGCCTCGGTGCCGACGAAGTGGTGGTGTCGAAGGATGCGGCGCAGATGGCGCAGCACACCGGCAGCTTCGACTTCATCCTCAGCACCGTGGCCGCGTCGCACAACCTCGACCCCTTCCTCGCCCTGCTCAAGCGCGACGGCACGCTGTGCCTGGTCGGTGCGCCGGAGCATCCGCACCCCTCGCCCACCGTGTTCAACCTGATCCTCAAGCGCCGCCAGCTCGCCGGCTCGCTGATCGGCGGCATCCGCGAGACGCAGGAGATGCTGGACTTCTGCGCCGAGCACGGCATCGTCTCCGACATCGAGACGATCGCGATGAAGGACATCAACACCGCCTACGAGCGCATGCTCAAGGGCGACGTGAAGTACCGCTTCGTGATCGACATGGCCACGCTGAAGCAGGAGGCGAAGGCCGCCTGA
- a CDS encoding glutathione S-transferase N-terminal domain-containing protein, protein MQADESTLCHVKSKPLKSGMANPTTTGLPHADKPAMSDLSAMPIARRWPAQHPDRIQLYSLNTPNGVKVSILLEETGLPYEAHLVDIGKDESHLPEFLALNPNGKIPAIVDPHGPDGKPLGLFESGAILLYLAEKSGKFLPADPARRWETIQWVFFQMASIGPMFGQVGFFHKYAGREYEDKRPLARYVNESKRLLGVLDERLAGRDWIMGDEYTIADIATLGWVNNLITWYDARALVEYDRFRHVGAWLQRGLARPAVQRGLKIPSRG, encoded by the coding sequence ATGCAAGCGGACGAGTCTACGCTTTGCCACGTGAAATCAAAGCCATTGAAAAGCGGCATGGCGAACCCCACGACGACGGGATTGCCTCATGCCGATAAGCCCGCCATGTCCGACCTCTCCGCCATGCCGATCGCGCGCCGCTGGCCCGCGCAACATCCGGACCGCATCCAGCTCTATTCGCTCAACACGCCGAACGGGGTGAAGGTGTCGATCCTGCTGGAGGAAACCGGGCTGCCCTACGAGGCGCACCTGGTGGACATCGGCAAGGACGAGAGCCACCTGCCGGAATTCCTCGCACTCAACCCCAACGGCAAGATCCCCGCGATTGTCGACCCGCACGGCCCGGACGGAAAGCCGCTGGGCCTGTTCGAGTCGGGCGCGATCCTGCTCTACCTTGCCGAGAAGAGCGGCAAGTTCCTGCCCGCCGACCCGGCGCGGCGCTGGGAGACGATCCAGTGGGTGTTCTTCCAGATGGCCTCGATCGGCCCGATGTTCGGCCAGGTGGGGTTCTTCCACAAATACGCCGGCCGCGAATACGAGGACAAGCGGCCGCTGGCGCGCTACGTCAACGAAAGCAAGCGCCTGCTCGGCGTGCTGGACGAGCGCCTCGCCGGCCGCGACTGGATCATGGGCGACGAGTACACCATCGCGGACATTGCCACGTTGGGCTGGGTCAACAACCTGATCACCTGGTACGACGCGCGCGCGCTGGTGGAATACGACCGCTTCAGGCACGTCGGCGCCTGGCTGCAGCGCGGTTTGGCGCGGCCGGCGGTACAGCGTGGCCTGAAGATTCCATCCAGGGGCTGA
- a CDS encoding aldehyde reductase — MGKILVTGGSGFIGSHCILQLLAAGHEVRTTVRSRGREDAVRAMLRQGGAEPGARLSFAEADLERDEGWVEAVAGCDHVLHVASPFPPTLPKHEDELIVPAREGALRVLRAARDAGVRRVVLTSSFAAVGYGHPTQAAPFDETRWTDVDGADVQPYAKSKTLAERAAWDFIAREGGALELSVVNPVGVFGPVLGPDYSTSILLVQRLMDGAMPGCPKLSFGVVDVRDVADLHLRAMTDPAAKGERFLAVAGDFLSIRDIALVLKRRLGASARKVPTLQLPNWLVRLAALRDPAVKQILPELGKRKNASSAKAQRVLGWSPRSAEDAVVATAESMARLGLLKA, encoded by the coding sequence ATGGGCAAGATACTGGTAACGGGCGGCAGCGGTTTCATCGGCAGCCACTGCATCCTGCAACTGCTGGCGGCGGGCCACGAGGTGCGCACCACGGTGCGCAGCCGCGGGCGCGAGGACGCAGTGCGCGCCATGCTGCGGCAGGGCGGCGCCGAACCGGGTGCGCGGCTCTCCTTTGCCGAGGCCGACCTCGAGCGCGACGAAGGCTGGGTGGAAGCGGTGGCCGGCTGCGACCATGTGCTGCACGTGGCCTCGCCGTTTCCGCCGACGCTGCCGAAGCACGAGGACGAGTTGATCGTGCCGGCCCGCGAGGGGGCGCTGCGCGTGTTGCGTGCCGCGCGCGATGCCGGCGTGCGCCGCGTGGTGCTGACCTCCTCGTTCGCCGCGGTCGGCTACGGCCATCCGACGCAGGCAGCGCCGTTCGACGAAACCCGCTGGACCGACGTCGACGGCGCCGACGTGCAGCCTTATGCCAAGTCCAAGACCCTGGCGGAGCGGGCGGCCTGGGATTTCATCGCGCGCGAGGGCGGTGCGCTGGAGCTGTCGGTGGTCAACCCGGTCGGCGTATTCGGTCCGGTGCTGGGGCCGGACTACTCCACCTCGATCCTGCTGGTGCAGCGCCTGATGGACGGCGCCATGCCCGGTTGCCCGAAGCTGAGCTTCGGCGTGGTGGACGTGCGCGACGTGGCCGACCTGCACCTGCGTGCGATGACCGACCCCGCGGCGAAGGGCGAGCGCTTCCTGGCCGTGGCCGGCGACTTCCTGTCGATCCGCGACATCGCCCTGGTGCTGAAGCGCCGCCTGGGAGCATCGGCGCGCAAGGTGCCCACCCTGCAGCTGCCGAACTGGCTGGTGCGGCTTGCCGCGCTGCGCGATCCGGCGGTGAAGCAGATCCTGCCCGAGCTGGGCAAGCGCAAGAACGCCAGCAGCGCCAAGGCGCAGCGCGTACTGGGCTGGTCGCCGCGCTCGGCCGAGGACGCCGTGGTCGCCACGGCCGAGAGCATGGCGCGGTTGGGCCTGTTGAAGGCATGA
- a CDS encoding hypothetical protein (frameshifted, insertion/deletion at around 1357883,1358252;~possible pseudo due to internal stop codon), which produces MKMRTATSRLIPRSAWLARSAAVLLAASIAVAIPGRAQAGVYVSVNFAPPPLPVYVQPPIPGPGYIWTPGYWAWDGYQYYWVPGAWLLAPYVGALWTPGYWGWSGGVYIFHAGYWGRHVGFYGGVNYGYGYGGHGYDGGYWRNGGFYYNRSVNHVTNRITNVYNRTVVNTTINRTSFSGGPGGIHARAMPQEAGWNHEPHAAPMAVRGAHYAPRGNPAMPAERYQPAPSSYRETRYQPQRYQAPAYRPQEYAQPAYRQGNAHPQQYAHPAPHGGNGQGPREWRHDDHH; this is translated from the coding sequence ATGAAGATGCGCACCGCCACCAGCCGCCTCATCCCGCGCAGCGCTTGGCTGGCACGCAGCGCGGCAGTTCTGCTCGCCGCGTCCATCGCCGTCGCCATCCCCGGCCGCGCCCAGGCCGGCGTATACGTTTCGGTGAATTTCGCGCCCCCGCCGCTGCCGGTGTACGTGCAGCCGCCCATTCCGGGTCCGGGCTACATCTGGACGCCCGGCTACTGGGCCTGGGATGGCTACCAGTACTACTGGGTGCCCGGCGCCTGGTTGCTGGCGCCCTACGTCGGCGCGCTGTGGACACCGGGCTACTGGGGGTGGAGTGGCGGCGTCTACATCTTCCACGCCGGCTACTGGGGTCGCCATGTGGGCTTCTACGGCGGCGTGAACTACGGCTACGGCTACGGCGGCCATGGTTACGACGGCGGCTACTGGCGCAACGGCGGGTTCTACTACAACCGCTCGGTGAACCACGTCACCAACCGCATCACGAATGTCTACAACCGCACCGTGGTGAACACCACCATCAACCGCACCAGCTTCAGCGGCGGCCCGGGCGGTATCCATGCGCGCGCCATGCCGCAGGAAGCCGGCTGGAACCACGAACCGCACGCTGCGCCGATGGCGGTACGCGGCGCCCACTACGCGCCGCGCGGCAACCCGGCCATGCCGGCGGAGCGCTATCAACCGGCGCCCAGCAGCTATCGCGAGACGCGTTACCAGCCGCAGCGCTATCAGGCTCCGGCCTATCGGCCGCAGGAGTACGCGCAACCCGCCTATCGCCAGGGCAACGCGCACCCGCAGCAGTACGCGCACCCTGCTCCGCACGGCGGCAATGGCCAGGGCCCGCGCGAGTGGCGGCACGACGACCACCACTGA
- a CDS encoding TenA family transcriptional regulator, producing MHTRFERSGPLTELASYPQWAQDMVADCEATRARVLGHEIWSRMTTLELDDESTYNFMAGLWPFIERFPSYMALNLLKTRYGRSEGDDMARRWLVRNIRVEQNHAEYWLEWAEGAGVPRADLLHKPAPVGTDGLYRWCEQISTEGSLAAGMVATNYAIEGATGDWAHLVYASSLYRDSFAPEIRAASLRWLKLHAAYDDTHPWEALEIVCTLLGNTPSTADVTHLRECIERSYLCMILLGDRCIRSHHKLHLQDGVAA from the coding sequence ATGCATACCCGTTTCGAACGCAGCGGTCCGTTGACCGAACTGGCCAGTTATCCGCAGTGGGCCCAGGACATGGTGGCCGATTGCGAAGCCACGCGCGCCAGGGTGCTCGGCCACGAGATCTGGTCGAGAATGACCACACTCGAACTGGACGACGAGTCGACCTACAACTTCATGGCCGGCTTGTGGCCTTTCATCGAGCGTTTTCCCAGCTACATGGCGTTGAATCTGCTCAAGACCCGCTACGGCCGCAGCGAAGGCGACGACATGGCCAGGCGCTGGCTGGTGCGCAACATCCGCGTGGAGCAGAACCACGCCGAGTACTGGTTGGAGTGGGCCGAGGGGGCCGGCGTGCCGCGCGCGGACCTGCTGCACAAGCCCGCGCCGGTCGGCACCGACGGGCTGTACCGCTGGTGCGAGCAAATCAGCACGGAGGGATCGCTGGCGGCCGGCATGGTCGCCACCAACTACGCCATCGAGGGCGCCACCGGCGACTGGGCCCACCTGGTGTACGCCAGCAGCCTCTATCGCGACAGCTTCGCGCCGGAGATACGTGCCGCCAGCTTGCGCTGGCTCAAGTTGCATGCGGCCTATGACGATACCCATCCATGGGAGGCTTTGGAGATCGTTTGCACGCTTCTGGGCAATACGCCGTCGACGGCGGACGTCACGCACCTGCGCGAATGCATCGAGCGCAGCTACCTGTGCATGATCCTGTTGGGCGACCGTTGCATACGCAGCCATCACAAGCTGCACCTGCAGGACGGCGTGGCGGCGTAG
- a CDS encoding arylamine N-acetyltransferase, with translation MTPAFDLDAYLRRIGHRGTLQPDFSTLCALAAAHAAAIPFENLDPWRGVPVLLQPAAIERKLLHQGRGGYCFEQNLLFADALRAVGYVVQGLIARVLWNQPEDAITAQTHMLLLASTSDGRWLVDVGFGSMTLAGALRLEPGVAQPTALEPFRLVERDGEWRLQACVRGDWLNVYRFDLQPREHVDFAVANHFVSTFPDSRFVRHLVAARTAADRRLSLLDREFTVRRPGREPERRTLRDGAEVCDVLEREFLLRLPDRDELERRIDRLF, from the coding sequence GTGACTCCGGCATTCGATCTGGATGCCTATCTGCGGCGCATCGGCCATCGCGGCACGCTCCAGCCGGATTTCTCCACGCTGTGCGCGCTGGCGGCGGCCCATGCGGCGGCGATTCCGTTCGAGAACCTCGACCCATGGCGTGGCGTGCCGGTGCTGTTGCAGCCCGCGGCCATCGAGCGGAAGTTGCTGCATCAGGGCCGCGGCGGTTATTGCTTCGAACAGAACCTGCTGTTTGCCGACGCGCTGCGCGCCGTCGGTTACGTGGTGCAAGGGCTGATCGCACGCGTGCTGTGGAACCAGCCCGAAGACGCGATCACCGCGCAGACCCACATGCTGCTGCTTGCAAGCACAAGTGACGGCCGCTGGCTGGTCGACGTGGGTTTCGGCAGCATGACGCTGGCCGGCGCGCTGCGGCTGGAGCCCGGCGTGGCGCAGCCCACGGCGCTGGAGCCGTTTCGCCTGGTCGAGCGCGACGGGGAGTGGCGTCTGCAGGCCTGCGTGCGCGGCGACTGGCTCAACGTGTATCGCTTCGACCTGCAGCCGCGCGAGCACGTCGATTTCGCGGTGGCCAACCACTTCGTCTCGACTTTTCCCGATTCGCGTTTCGTGCGCCACCTGGTCGCGGCGCGCACCGCCGCCGACCGTCGCCTCAGCCTGCTCGACCGCGAGTTCACCGTGCGTCGGCCGGGCCGGGAGCCGGAGCGTCGCACGCTGCGCGACGGGGCAGAGGTGTGCGACGTGCTGGAGCGCGAATTCCTGCTGCGCCTGCCTGACCGCGACGAACTGGAACGGCGGATCGACCGTCTTTTCTGA
- a CDS encoding Fe2+-dependent dioxygenase, which yields MLLHIPDILSQDRLGPIRAALDAADWTDGRETVGAQGAQVKRNVQLPDASPLRRQLGEVVLAALATNPLYHAATLPLRTLPPRFNRYEGGGEYGMHVDGSVMALPNGEQLRSDISCTLFLSEPDEYDGGELIVSDTYGEHEVKLPAGDAIIYPSSSLHRVQPVTRGARVAAFFWVQSLVRDDGHRRLLFELDASIQRLIATGADRDAVLQLTGTYHNLLRRWAES from the coding sequence ATGCTGTTGCACATCCCCGACATCCTCAGCCAGGACCGGCTTGGGCCGATACGCGCCGCGCTGGACGCCGCCGACTGGACCGACGGCCGCGAAACCGTGGGAGCGCAAGGCGCGCAGGTGAAACGCAACGTGCAGTTGCCCGACGCCTCGCCGCTGCGCCGGCAACTGGGCGAAGTGGTACTGGCCGCGCTGGCGACGAACCCGCTCTACCACGCCGCCACACTGCCCTTGCGCACGCTGCCGCCGCGCTTCAATCGCTACGAAGGCGGCGGCGAATACGGCATGCACGTCGACGGCTCGGTGATGGCGCTGCCCAACGGCGAGCAATTGCGCAGCGATATCTCGTGCACGCTGTTCCTCAGCGAACCGGACGAGTACGACGGCGGCGAGCTGATCGTCAGCGACACCTACGGCGAGCACGAGGTGAAGCTGCCCGCCGGCGACGCCATCATCTACCCGTCCAGCAGCCTGCATCGCGTGCAGCCGGTGACGCGCGGCGCCCGCGTGGCCGCGTTCTTCTGGGTGCAAAGCCTGGTGCGCGACGACGGCCATCGCCGCCTGCTGTTCGAGCTGGACGCCTCCATCCAGCGCCTGATCGCCACCGGCGCCGACCGCGACGCGGTGCTGCAATTGACCGGCACGTACCACAACCTGCTCAGGCGCTGGGCGGAGAGCTGA
- a CDS encoding catecholate siderophore receptor Fiu — protein sequence MGFVNSRKHPVARRNHTPALTAATLATSLALALPSMASATDTSAPANDAPQIAQARHLQGVTVEGVATTAQLSSPKFTQPLVDTPQTIQVIGKDLIEQQGATTLTEALRNTPGVGTFFLGENGSTNTGDAIYMRGFNTASSVFVDGVRDLNTLSRDVFNIEQVEVTKGPDSTEYGRTAPSGAINMVTKQPTLENALSGSVAYGSYNQKRATADWNRQIGDGAAFRLNLLDQKSGVPGRHDVKNDRWGVAPSLALGLNTPTRVYLDFLHVKQDNVPDGGVPTIGLPGYSSPDPTRPFIADAPTVDPANFYGTDQDHDHAVESLFTAILQHDFSDNVSLHDTLRWGRTQENYLLTSFTATAANLKTPDPADPSTWTLARSNPNFEDQINRIVANQLNLTANFDTGPVTHNLSTGIELSQEKLNTTTLAALNGSTWPAASLYAPSPEVGNALLYGPNGGWTRGSTDTAAAYLFDTLKFGERWQVNAGARLDHYDTDFDSAVACGGKSGPACGNLATGTIVPGLDADTSGNLTSWQLALIYKPAANGSVYAALSTAAQPPGGSSLSLNSSTKSADNPMLEPERARTAEVGTKWNLFDEHLLLTAALYRTTVSDDLEQDPTTLLYYQIGQKRVQGVEITAIGQITPNWAVNAGFTSMHTSLSSGAVSSATSSAAPAADGSNVLAYTPKNAFTSWTTYRLPFGLVIGGGARYSGEMQRGVDGAIGTPQYAKSYWVFDAMATYTINPHLDLQLNFYNLFDKTYVASINKSGYRYIPGTPRSGMLTANFHF from the coding sequence ATGGGTTTCGTCAACAGCCGCAAGCATCCCGTTGCACGCCGCAACCACACCCCCGCGCTGACCGCCGCCACGCTGGCCACCAGCCTCGCGTTGGCGCTACCGTCGATGGCGTCCGCGACCGATACCTCGGCCCCCGCCAACGACGCGCCGCAGATCGCCCAGGCCAGGCACCTGCAAGGCGTCACCGTGGAAGGCGTCGCCACTACCGCGCAGCTCTCCTCGCCCAAGTTCACCCAGCCGCTGGTGGACACGCCGCAGACCATCCAGGTGATCGGCAAGGACCTGATCGAGCAGCAAGGCGCGACCACGCTCACCGAGGCGCTGCGCAACACGCCCGGCGTAGGCACCTTCTTCCTGGGCGAAAACGGCTCCACCAACACCGGCGACGCCATCTACATGCGTGGCTTCAACACCGCCAGCAGCGTCTTCGTGGACGGCGTGCGCGATCTGAACACCCTCTCGCGCGACGTCTTCAACATCGAGCAGGTCGAAGTGACCAAAGGCCCGGACAGCACGGAATACGGCCGCACCGCGCCTTCCGGCGCCATCAACATGGTGACCAAGCAACCCACGCTCGAAAACGCCTTGTCCGGGTCGGTCGCCTACGGCAGCTACAACCAGAAGCGCGCCACCGCCGACTGGAACCGGCAGATCGGCGACGGTGCCGCCTTCCGCCTCAACCTGCTCGACCAAAAAAGCGGCGTGCCCGGCCGCCACGACGTGAAGAACGACCGCTGGGGCGTGGCTCCCTCGCTGGCACTCGGACTGAACACGCCCACGCGCGTGTACCTCGACTTCCTGCACGTGAAGCAGGACAACGTGCCCGATGGCGGCGTGCCGACCATCGGCCTGCCCGGCTACTCCTCGCCCGATCCCACGCGACCGTTCATCGCCGATGCGCCGACGGTCGATCCGGCCAACTTCTACGGCACCGACCAGGATCACGACCATGCCGTCGAGAGCCTGTTCACCGCGATCCTGCAACACGACTTCTCCGACAACGTATCGCTGCACGACACGCTGCGCTGGGGCCGCACGCAGGAGAACTATCTGCTGACCTCGTTCACCGCCACCGCCGCCAACCTGAAGACGCCCGACCCGGCCGATCCGTCCACCTGGACGCTGGCGCGCAGCAACCCGAACTTCGAGGACCAGATCAACCGCATCGTCGCCAACCAGCTCAATCTCACCGCCAACTTCGATACCGGCCCCGTCACCCACAACCTCAGCACCGGCATCGAGCTGAGCCAGGAAAAGCTCAACACCACCACACTCGCCGCGCTGAACGGCAGCACCTGGCCCGCGGCCAGCCTCTACGCTCCGAGTCCCGAGGTCGGCAACGCGCTGCTCTACGGCCCCAACGGCGGCTGGACCCGCGGCAGCACCGACACGGCGGCCGCCTACCTGTTCGACACGCTGAAATTCGGCGAGCGGTGGCAGGTCAACGCCGGCGCACGCCTCGATCATTACGACACCGACTTCGACAGCGCGGTCGCCTGCGGCGGCAAGAGCGGCCCGGCCTGCGGCAACCTGGCCACCGGCACCATCGTGCCTGGCCTGGATGCCGATACCTCCGGCAACCTCACCAGTTGGCAACTCGCGCTGATCTACAAGCCGGCGGCCAACGGCAGCGTCTACGCGGCATTGTCCACGGCGGCGCAACCGCCAGGCGGCAGCAGCCTGTCGTTGAACAGCTCCACCAAGAGCGCGGACAACCCGATGCTCGAACCCGAGCGCGCCCGCACCGCCGAAGTGGGCACCAAGTGGAACCTGTTCGACGAACACCTGCTGTTGACCGCCGCGCTCTATCGCACCACCGTCAGCGACGACCTGGAGCAGGATCCCACCACCCTGCTGTACTACCAGATCGGCCAGAAGCGCGTGCAGGGCGTCGAGATCACCGCCATCGGCCAGATCACCCCGAATTGGGCGGTCAATGCCGGCTTCACCAGCATGCACACCAGCCTCAGCAGTGGCGCCGTCAGCAGCGCCACGTCCTCAGCCGCACCCGCCGCCGACGGCAGCAACGTGCTGGCCTACACGCCGAAGAACGCGTTCACCAGCTGGACCACCTATCGCCTGCCGTTCGGCCTCGTCATCGGCGGCGGCGCGCGCTACTCCGGCGAAATGCAGCGCGGCGTCGACGGCGCCATCGGCACGCCGCAGTACGCCAAGTCGTACTGGGTGTTCGACGCGATGGCCACCTACACGATCAATCCGCATCTCGACCTGCAGCTCAACTTCTACAACCTGTTCGACAAGACCTACGTCGCATCGATCAACAAGAGCGGCTACCGCTACATTCCGGGCACGCCGCGTTCGGGCATGCTCACCGCCAATTTCCATTTCTGA
- the panE gene encoding 2-dehydropantoate 2-reductase: MRILIVGAGATGGYFGGRLLQAGRDVTFLVRERRAALLAEHGLRIRSALGDADIAAPPTLTVDTVRGPFDLVLLGCKAWDLPQAIEDIVPAVGQRSVVLPVLNGMRQLELLDARFGAARVLGGQCAIAATLDEDGCVRHLNRMHSLGFGERDGGDSERVQRIAQAMAGANFDARASRHAVQDMWDKWVFLASLAGITCLMRAPVGDIVAAPGGREATLALLDDCRRIAAACGHEPDARVIERAVGMLTEAGSTLSASMLRDLEQGGRIEADHVIGDLLARGEAHGVEMPMLRLAYTQLKAYEARRARS, from the coding sequence ATGCGCATCCTGATCGTCGGAGCCGGCGCCACGGGCGGCTATTTCGGCGGCCGCCTGTTGCAGGCCGGACGGGACGTGACCTTCCTGGTGCGCGAGCGCCGCGCCGCCCTGCTTGCGGAGCATGGCCTGCGCATCCGCAGCGCGCTGGGCGATGCCGACATCGCCGCACCGCCCACCCTCACCGTGGACACCGTGCGCGGACCGTTCGATCTCGTGCTGCTCGGCTGCAAGGCCTGGGACCTGCCGCAGGCCATCGAGGACATCGTGCCCGCCGTGGGCCAGCGCAGCGTGGTGCTGCCCGTGCTCAACGGCATGCGCCAGCTCGAACTGCTCGATGCGCGTTTCGGCGCGGCGCGCGTGCTGGGCGGCCAATGCGCGATCGCCGCCACGCTGGACGAAGATGGTTGCGTACGGCACCTCAACCGCATGCACAGCCTCGGCTTCGGCGAGCGCGACGGCGGCGACTCGGAACGCGTGCAACGCATCGCGCAGGCGATGGCGGGGGCGAACTTCGATGCGCGCGCCAGCCGCCATGCCGTGCAGGACATGTGGGACAAGTGGGTGTTTCTCGCCAGCCTTGCCGGCATCACCTGCCTGATGCGCGCGCCGGTGGGCGACATCGTGGCAGCGCCCGGCGGTCGCGAGGCCACGCTGGCCCTGCTCGACGATTGCCGCCGCATCGCTGCTGCCTGCGGCCACGAGCCGGATGCGAGGGTGATTGAGCGTGCCGTCGGCATGCTGACCGAGGCGGGCTCCACGCTCAGCGCCTCGATGCTGCGCGACCTTGAACAGGGTGGCCGCATCGAAGCCGACCACGTGATCGGCGATCTGCTGGCGCGTGGCGAAGCGCACGGGGTGGAGATGCCGATGCTGCGCCTCGCCTACACGCAGCTGAAGGCGTATGAGGCGCGCAGGGCGCGCAGCTGA